aattatttaaaaaacgtattcttgttattattaaagTTAAATCTTTGTCCGAGGAGTTCTCTTAAAGTTTTTGTTAcagtaattattttttttaatgaagctcTTACGCTTTTTTGGAAAATTATAAGAAATAAGTCATTAAGAAATTAGCAATTGATTTTTTACTTGCTAAAGCTATTTATGTTGCTGTTGAGTTTTGCAAAACACAACTTTAATCACATGGATCAAACAACTGAGAATGGTTATAATACATCCATCTAGACCACACCTCTATAAGAAcgacaaaatacaaataaatgcatAGAAACAACCCAAAAGGAGTTGACATCATTCTATGTGTGGTTTCCTGACTTTCCAAAGTGTGGCAGTATGAAAGTTATTTAAATTGATCACCTGTATCCTCTTTTATTGCACATGTGTTCAAAAGTAAAAATCAAATCATAGCATTAGGGAAATTAGTGTTGATAACTTGACTATAACACCTGTACTTGTTCAAATGACTTGGAGTGATGTACCAGCTTGGTGACATCCTCTGATGACAGTGTccgtcagtcagtcagtcccaggtggagctgctgctcacaTTCTCCCAGAGGGACTAACACAGGACAGTCATGAGGATGACCTGACGGTAAGAAGCTTTAATACCTTATTCATCttccattttttaaacttttgtttaaCTGTGTGTTGCCATAACCAAAGAGAGACATTATTATGATAACAGGACATTCAATAATTCAATAATCTagtgaaaaaaatgataaaatatgaaattttACACTTATAAATATCTGTAAAATGTGTTGCATGTAATGTTAGCATGAGAGACTATGATTTTaatgttattgtgtgtttgttttttctgggTCACAGACTGTTTGTTGCCAAATCCTATTCACGTGGGGAGGACTAGACTGAGGGTCTCTATGTGAAACACCGCAGGAGTTATGACAGACTTGTGGTTGATTTCTGTCCCACTGGACAAGACTAGTTTAAACAGTGTAGAGCAACTCAAGCGCACCATTGCCAAAACCAGCCGGGCCTCCTGCTGCAAGTTCTCCATCCCAGATCTCAAGGTGAGGCTGTTTGTCGTCTGCCTGACGGAGTCAGATACATTATACAGAACACATAGACAGACATGAAAGTTGTAGGAATTAAAGAGAAGAATAATTGCAAATGTGTATTAGTTCTGTGTTTATTCAAGTACAGTAGTGCACtgctgaggaggatgatggtgtTTGGTGTCCTTCTCAGGTGATGGGATGAAGGCTCAGGTTGCTCTCTACAGTTTGAGGCAAAATTCCATCTGACCTATTTAACTGAGCGAGATCACTGTTCACCTCAGTTGACAGGGGTCACGTTTGAACTGCCGTTCAAACCCGTTCAAAAATATAGAACCCTTATAATCTGCTAAAGGAACATATTACTCtgattttagcttcattttatTGTCTTCAAGTAAAATTTAGATTTTGAGATTTTATTGCTGACTTCTAGGGCCCATTCTGGACTTGGACCTGATTATATTTAAGATCTTTTGACACCATATGTGTCCGGTCGCAACCTGAGGTTCTCTGTGAAGGCCTTGTTCGCCATTCCACAGTTCCATCTGAGGACCAGAGGTGACAGGGCCTTTTCTGTCAGGGCTCCCACTCTTTGAAACAATCTCCCTGAGGAGATCTGCGTTGCAAACTCTTAATCCTCTTTTAATTCTCTctcaaagacacatttttataggTGTGTTGTTTAGCAactattttaatcatttaatttatttagtgTTACTCTTTTCTAAtctgtaacatttttaatttctgttCTCTATTCCTGTGTGatctttaaatagttttttaactgtttcctcGGGTTTAATTTTTAATATCACTAGTTAAAggatcagtgtgtagaatttagtgatatctagtggtgaagttgcatgttgcagctgaatacccctcacctcaacctccccttccaaacatgaaagaaaacccGTGGTGGCCTTCAGTGGTCATGAAACCCAAAAGCCGTTTAGTTTGTCCATTTTGGGCGactataaaaaaacatggcagcgtCCGTATAGAGGATCCGCTCCCgctgtaaatatgaagtatttaaatataaaatggcCCCATTctaggataaagaaaaaaactattcttacaatttagatgaaacacacacatcactaggattattttctattctgcaaatagatccctttcacctaaattgtACACACTGATCGCTCGTGTTTAGTGATTTGAGCTCTAGACGATGTCGGGTGGATGAGGCCTCAGCCCGTGTAACACTTCCACCACTAACTGTCTATGCTGTGACTTCAGGTGGGAATACTGGACAGTCTGCTCACTATGTCAGATGATCTTTCCCAACTGGACATACTGACTGAGAGGTAAAAAACCTGTTAAAGCATCCTGGTGTTCCCcagtcagtgttggggagtaacggaatacatgtaacggcgttacgtatttagaatacaaattatgagtaactgtattccgttacagttacagattaaatagatggtattcagaatacagttacattgttgaaatcagtggattacatgacggtacttctcgagtttattcactctctcgtaaatccaccggcggcaaagcccccaggaagcagctggagaccagggctgccgtaagagcgcccgggcccccggcggcgtgaaggagcctcaccgctacccgctcgggaccgttacaggcccgggaccgaggctctgagagagttccgtcgctaccagaaatctacggagctgctgatccgcaagctgcccttccagcacctggtgagagaagaccgacctgcgcttccagagctccgctgtcatggctctgcaggagaccagcgaggcacgccgggttcacaccggacgctgaagcgccgggcagcgctaataatatcacccgttgaccaagtagtataaaagcatttagtcacttgttgctccaacattaactgcaaccgcgtcccaatttaatttcatccatcttcaagaacttctccgctgttctctccgttcaatgtcgggtgtcgagggtaaattacgtattctccgcccccccctctctttttatctttatgactgcttgtgtgtctgtagtggatggggagaggggggcatttaataatgtgatcggtaaaattggtaaaattaaaactccaggacaacagaaggggaatgcaaactatgggatgcatactttatcatttatatcatataaaatgtcatcaatatcgtttaaaatcatttttcagtgtgtttcatggagcgatacgctcgcgtcaagcgcaaaaaaaaataaactcgacgccgaaacgatcgtagcacggcgcgaggcagccttggcgcaggggggggggtccttcagcctccggtggggccggcacagaggtgggagtggatgggagccggacatccagctggagagagagtttaaactgctgcttctccactgactataacaacgccgcaatcatacacttaaaaaatgcaatacaaaccggaagtattccaagtattcagaatacgttactcagattagttaatgtaatggaatacgttacagattacatttttgggcatgtattctgtattctgtaacggaatacgttttgaaagtatccttcccaacactgtcccCAGTGGTCACGTTTGCAGCTTAATGTGCAGCTTAATGTGTCCTTAATCAAGACCAGTAACTCTAAGCCTGTGTGCGGCCTGCCCCATGATTAATTGATGGTCAGGGGCAGCTGACGGTTAGTTTTCCCTTCTGATTTTAAATTCATTGTTGCTGAGCGGACGCAGTGTAAGTGGGGAGGCCTATTTACGACATCAAAATGTGGCCTAACGATATCAAACCAGACAGATTTATTTGTTAGTTTACTCGTAATACCTTTAAATAAGTTTGActcattgttttctgtttctgtcgtCAGTTGTATGTCTTCACTAAAATAAAAGCCCAGTTccacttttttatttcaaaaggcATATTGGTCTGCTGACATTGCCAGATAGGGTGATTTGCCGACATTTCGAGACGAAATAATTAATGCTTCTTTGAATTCACAgatatctgtgagtgtttatattatataatataatatgatatatgacATTTTGTATATTCTTCCCCTTTGTCTGCTCAGTGTGAtcaaaaaaacatgtcagtgtATGAGGGAGGTGATGGAGCATTCTACTGACAAAGTGCTGGAAAACGCCTTAGCCAATGGaggtgagtctctctctctctctcgctctcgctctctctctctctcacacacacacacacacacacacacacacacacacacacacacacacacacacacacacacacacacacacacaaccatgaGGGTGTTGATTACATTGTTTACAAACTCATCAAGTAAGTGCATAGTAACCACAGGGTGCATGTATATTGCAATGAAACTAAGAGCTGCTTAAATCATGCTCCATATGCAAACCCACAGaagcagcaggaaaacaaaaaccagGCTAACCGCTGTCTCTGGTCCCGTTCCTCCCTCAGACCACGGCGTGCCTCAGAGATCCGTCCTGTCGCCCCTGAAAGCTTACCTCAAGTCTCTGAGGGGTATTTTATCTGCTCTTTGAGCTGCAGTGCAATGATGTGTGAGCCTTCTTGTGCAAAGTGTGTGCTCATGCCCTTTTGTTTCCTGAACGATAAATTTCCCTGTGTGGTGGTGTGATTTATTTTACAACTGTGCAAATGTTTGGTTTGGAGTCAGGTCACGActtttgactgtgtgtgtgtgtgtttctcagtggACCTAATGAGCTATGTGACAAAGTTTCAGTGGGACAAAGCCAAGTATCCCACAGCACTGCCTCTCTCCAGCCTGGCAGATATCATCAACAAGGTACAGACTGCTGAAAATGAGGGTTTAATAAGtgttgtataaatatatttattacagTCAGAACCAGCTGCAGGAGATCTCCAGCAATGAATAACTGCACTTCCACAAAGTAACAAGAccccaaaaaaacattgaaacattGAACATTGAAACATTGAAATAGAAATCACATCGTCATTAACTTATATATAGTCTTCAAATGTGATTGGACCCCTCAGAAGTGGGCTGAGCTCCAGTGATAGAACCTTTCACTTGCACTCACAACTTCCTCACCTTATATCTGCATGTGTGCCAGGAAGTTTCTCAGGTGGAGACGGAATTGAAATGTCGAGCTTCGACGTACAACAGTGTGAAAACCAGCTTGCAGAGCCTTGAGCGCAAACTAGAGTGAGTAACATCCATTAAAGATGAAGTAACCCACATAATGATGTGTATAATCTACATTTTAAAGTGGCGTTCTTTCCAGGGGGAATTTGCAAACTCGCAGTCTGAATGACATTGTGAGGAGAGAAGACCTGCTGGTCTCAGAGTACCTCACCACTCTACTGGTAGTGGTGCCCAGGTCAGTGATAAAACAGGAGTGTTAGTGTATAACTGTATATTGTGATATTCCtgatgtgtttgaatgtgttttggtCCCAGAGGGAGCTACCTGCAGTGGGAGAGGACCTATGAGTCTTGGTCACAGTTTGTGGTTCCCCGGTCGAGCAGGTGAGTCGCCTGTAGTCGCCGTTGACCTTGAGAGGAAACCACACCACTTGATCTAGGCGCAGGTGCATTGGCTAAGCTCAACATCCACAGGGTCAGGCTCAGTAACCACTAGTGTTCTATTACctgcagaaagggagagttctGAGTAGCGAGTCTTATTACTTAAACCAGGGGCTTTTCCTAAAGCAAAGTGTGAAAGTGCCCTCAATAAAAACCACGTATTAGTAAATGACCAAAATCATGCAATACCACCATCATCGCTCATCTCCCCCTGATGAGAGGACAAACCAGGGCATTTAAATGTTAAGAGTGTATGATTAAATGACATCCAATGGTAAAGATGCACATTAGAAACAACTGAGCCAACAGAGCCTATATTGTTCATTAAAATGGAAGTAGACTGAAACCCATATTGTATCGAATGACCAACAGAAGGCGACTCCATTGGTTCCAATAATAAGTTAGTTTCTACAGATGTCCATAAGACAAAGACCCTAATTCTCACTTGAGTTATAACATCatgtttcaagtcttcttcagtACAGCATTATGTCcattttgtaaatttgtatCCCATTTAGAGTAGAACAAACAATATGATGATTTGCATTGGGGCATGAATACTatgtgattgacagatgatactatccaatgggtgcaggtgtaggtgggcgtgcaGTTTCCTTGAACTCCGACCGAAATGCCAAACCTGAGGCTTCAAAGCAGCAGCTCACAAATCAATTGTTAACACAAATCAATTGTTTACGTCACGGTTGGTTTCTGCTTGGGAAGGGAACAAGTCAATAACATGTTAGAGTATTACTGCAGAGTGGTTCccatcacaacaacaaacaaaaaaaaaaaatattaaattacctacttttttacattgtatatatgtatgcaGTCCTCTTCCAGGGTGCACCCAGCTCTCTTCCAATGTCTGATTGGATTGGCTTCAGCCCCCCaacaaccctcaaaggataaacaCTACAgctgatggataaattaattgatgaatgaatggatgagtgaaatacaagaaaataaatgtatttattgtcaGTGTTGCCCAGCAGAGGGCAGTCTAGTCCACAGGAAACTGTAACGTGAGAAGCGATCATTATGCCCCAGACAAGTTGTGATATACAGTTGATTGTTTttcagtctgtctccatctcattaaaagaaaaaaaaagatgcatcACACCTACTCATGAAAACTAAAGAAACACTGTCATGGATTTAATGTTGGTAGGTctttgctgccctct
This Limanda limanda chromosome 12, fLimLim1.1, whole genome shotgun sequence DNA region includes the following protein-coding sequences:
- the atp6v1c2 gene encoding LOW QUALITY PROTEIN: V-type proton ATPase subunit C 1-B (The sequence of the model RefSeq protein was modified relative to this genomic sequence to represent the inferred CDS: substituted 2 bases at 2 genomic stop codons) is translated as MTDLWLISVPLDKTSLNSVEQLKRTIAKTSRASCCKFSIPDLKCDQKNMSVYEGGDGAFYXQSAGKRLSQWRPRRASEIRPVAPESLPQVSEGGPNELCDKVSVGQSQVSHSTASLQPGRYHQQVGXAPVIEPFTCTHNFLTLYLHVCQEVSQVETELKCRASTYNSVKTSLQSLERKLEGNLQTRSLNDIVRREDLLVSEYLTTLLVVVPRGSYLQWERTYESWSQFVVPRSSRKLHEDREGGVFSVTLFKRAVSEFKARAQESRFTVREYRFDQEEEKQQERKQLSVHKKEQCGIFVRWLKVNFRELFTAWIHLKALRVFVESVLRYGLPVNYQALLLLTDSKRSKKFRGELASLFMHLDPTATSSKTDVNCDIPGLCQQEYFSYICFDINTSMLEIS